TGCCTCGCCGACAGGGGCGAGGCGTTAGCGACCGCCGACTGGAAGACGGCGGACTGGGGTTACGTCCGCCTGCACTGGGGCAGGGCGTCGCCTCAATCGTGCTATACGCAAGAGTGCCTGGGCGTTTGGGCGCGCCGCCTCATCGAGACCTGGGATGAACGCGAGGACGTCTTCGTGTTCTTCAACAACGACGCCAACGCCTGCGCCCTGCGCGACGCGGTCGCGCTGGCAGACCTCGTGCGGGAGGCCGGCCGCCGAGTCTCGGCGACGCCAAGGCCGGAGGAACTGACCGTCCAGGAGTGGTGAGCGGCGCCACACAACCGCACCGCCAGGCTTGATACCCCATGGGGGTAAGGGTATAATCAGGCCAACTCCACCTGGAGGAGCGGGATGAGCACGACACGTATTGGATTGAGCTTCAGGCCGAAGGCCTGCTTGCGCTGCGGCGGGGACGCCTACCTGAACCGCGAGGACGACCCGGAGTGGGTTTGCCTGCAGTGCGGCCGCGTCGTACCGACGGCGGCGCCGGTAGTGGCGCTCGAAGGCCGAAAGGAGGCGCGTGCGGAGGCCGTGCCCGCGAGCCGCGCCGCCTGACCGGCCTGCGTGACCGTCTAGAATGCTGGGGCGCCACCGCGGCGCCCCAGCGCTCTTTGTGTCCACCTCGGAGGTCAGTCTTGGCCGATGTCACCGTCTACGGCGCTCCCTGGTGCCCGGACTGCCGGCGTTCCAAGCAGTTCCTCTCCGAGCAGCGCGTCCCTTATGAGTGGGTGGACATCGACAAGGACCCGGACGCGGCCGCCTTCGTCCGGCAGACGAACAACGGCAAGCAGATCATCCCGACGATCGTCTTCGCCGACGGCTCCTACCTCGCCGAGCCATCGAACGACGACCTGGCCCGCAAGCTGGGCCTGACCCTGCAAGCCGAGCGGTCCTTTTACGACCTCATCATCATCGGGGGCGGGCCGGCCGGCCTGACGGCGGCGATCTACGGCGCCCGGGAGGGCATCGACTGCCTGGTGATCGAGAAGAGCGCCCTCGGTGGCCAGGCGGGCGTGACCGAGCGCATCGACAACTACCCGGGCTTTCCCGAGGGCATCAGGGGCGCGGACCTCGCCGACCGCTTCGTCGAGCAGGCGCGCCGCTACGGGGTCGAGCTGCTGTCCGCGGTTGGCGTCCGGTCCATCCGGCGGGAAGGTCACGATATCGTCTGCCTCACGGATAACGGCCACGAATACCGCTCCCATTCGGCCATCATCGCTACCGGCTCTCACTACCGGCGCCTCGGCGTCCCGGGCGAAGAGGAGCTGATCGGCGCTGGCATTCACTTTTGCGCGACCTGTGATGGTCCCTTCTACCGCGGCGCGAAAGAGCTGATGGTAATCGGGGGTGGGAACTCGGCAGTGGAGGAAGGCATCTTCCTGACTCAGTTCACGGAGAAGGTTTTGCTCGTCGATCA
Above is a genomic segment from Dehalococcoidia bacterium containing:
- a CDS encoding DUF72 domain-containing protein → CLADRGEALATADWKTADWGYVRLHWGRASPQSCYTQECLGVWARRLIETWDEREDVFVFFNNDANACALRDAVALADLVREAGRRVSATPRPEELTVQEW
- a CDS encoding FAD-dependent oxidoreductase, which produces MADVTVYGAPWCPDCRRSKQFLSEQRVPYEWVDIDKDPDAAAFVRQTNNGKQIIPTIVFADGSYLAEPSNDDLARKLGLTLQAERSFYDLIIIGGGPAGLTAAIYGAREGIDCLVIEKSALGGQAGVTERIDNYPGFPEGIRGADLADRFVEQARRYGVELLSAVGVRSIRREGHDIVCLTDNGHEYRSHSAIIATGSHYRRLGVPGEEELIGAGIHFCATCDGPFYRGAKELMVIGGGNSAVEEGIFLTQFTEKVLLVDHSRELRASALLQEKARSLPNFEIMTSMQVTEFKGHSRVRAVYAKDLKSGEVREFHPDAVFVFIGQSPNSGWLAGSLDLDAAGFIVTSDTFETSLPGVFAAGDVRDGSTKQLASAVGEGTTALLMVRNYLRKLGDLGRHDIEAG